ACCAGCTCGTCGACGTCGTAGCCGCGGTAGAGCAGCCTCCCTTCCCGCCCGTCGATGAAGCAGATTTCCGAGGTCGAGACGACGACGTCTTCGAGGCCTTCCTTGAAGCTACTCATGGTCTTCCCTCGCCCGGCCGTTTGGAAACGATTTGCTTTTATCATAGCTGGCAGGGCCCTTCAAGGCGGCCCGGCACTTCATCGCCGCTTCGGTGGTGCGCTGGAACGGGGCCGGCCGGACGACCACGTTCGTGAGCAACACCCAACTCCAGGGCGCGATCCCGAACACCGAGATCGCCACACAGCGTGACCGTGTTCAACCCCGCGCCGAGAAGCCGTACCTCCAACGGCCTGACCTTTACGATCACGAGCAGCGCACCCTCACCGTGAACAAGTCAGGCCTTGGAAGCGAACAAATCGAGGGTTCGCCGTCCACGACTGGCGGGTACCGTTGACCACGCACGCGGTGTCGTGTCGAGCGTCCCATTATCTGCCAGGCAGGTGTGTCACGGCGGCGGCGGCACTTCGGGCTGATGCTCAGCCCTCTAACGCGAAGTCAGGCCTCTAGGACTTGCACACGGCGATGTATGCCAAGGCTAAGGACGCCAGATTTCGAGGGGTCGCGACGGGGGCGGCACCCGTGGGCGCGCGGGATCGAGCCGCAGGTTCGGCTTCGGCGGCGGTTGTCGGTCTGTGATCTCTGGGCCGTCTCGCGGGCGCGAGTTGGCAGGATCAAGACGGATAATCTCGTCGAAAACCTTCCTCACGGAACCCGGAGCGCGGTCGCTGCCCAACGGCCACAAGACCGCGTGGGTACCCGACGCGGTTTTTAGGGTGAGCGAACACGTCACGTTGCTAGGTTCAACAAGCCGAACGCGCGTGAAACCGATCGCCCCGAGTTCATCGAACAAACGCTGGGCGATATCGGGATCCGTGCGAAGCGCCGTTTCCTCCGCCGAGAGACCAGCCGCCGGGCGGCGCCAACGAGTGACGCGACCATCACGATAGACCACAACTCCCCCGCCGCCACCAGCAACCCCGCCGCCGCATCCCGCCATAATTGCCTGCGTATCGGTCTGGGCTGGCCACGAGACGCACGAGAGACAAGAGGGCAGGGCCAAAATCCAGGCCCACCTTCTCCGGCTCATTCGTGCCTCCGTCCCGCCCGGTTCAACCGTGGTGTCACCACCCGACGCCTTCTTCGGCCTTCCCCGCGCCTCCGCATCAGCCCACGCGCAAGAAGCTGCCTGCTCGATCTTACCAACCAACTATTGAGGAGGAGCTTTGCGGAAACTCAGATGGCTGCGCGCGCAAAGTGGCGCGGACGCGCGACCGTGTCGAAGATCTTCAGTAGCCGGACCCGCTCCTCCTCGCTGAACGTGCCGATGCGGGCCGCGTAGTCGTGAATCGCCTCGCGGACCACCTGGCTTTGCGGCTTCCCGAGTCGGTCGGCCGC
The window above is part of the Candidatus Methylomirabilota bacterium genome. Proteins encoded here:
- a CDS encoding ribbon-helix-helix protein, CopG family, with amino-acid sequence MVKLTFSLDETTVAELRRAADRLGKPQSQVVREAIHDYAARIGTFSEEERVRLLKIFDTVARPRHFARAAI